The Raphanus sativus cultivar WK10039 chromosome 2, ASM80110v3, whole genome shotgun sequence genome includes a region encoding these proteins:
- the LOC130508375 gene encoding probable E3 ubiquitin-protein ligase ARI1 encodes MDDYYTAADEEDCYYSSDHESLGGIDNDDSDFHSASSKKSSTQVITQESLLAAQREDLMRVMELLSIKEHHARTLLIHYQWDIEKLTSVFVEKGKDSLFSAAGITTLFDSGSFPSSSNMSCDVCLEDVLADQMKRMDCGHCFCNTCWTEHFTVQINEGQSKRIRCMAHKCNAICDEDVVRKLVSEKRPDLAEKFDRFLVESYIEDNKMVKWCPSTPHCGNAIRAEDDKLCEVECSCGLQFCFSCTCQAHSPCSCLMWELWRKKCRDESETVNWITVHTKLCPKCSKPVEKNGGCNLVKCICGQYFCWLCGGATGREHTYRSIAGHSCGRYEDDKERQMERAKRDLDRYTHYHHRYKAHTDSSKLEDKLRGKILKKVSKSEKKELKLKDFTWVTNGLNRLFRSRRILSYSYAFAYYMFGEELFKDEMSSEEREMKKNLFEDQQQQLEGNVEKLSQLLEEPFDDFSDEKVMDVRIHVINLSVAVDSLCKKMYECIENDLLGSLQSGIHNIAPYSSKGIEQAAEFHASWSSSKPPLESSGTSGETSRPERASGSRDSEEMVYPSPHKRPRREGSFRNSKVTLLDLNLPADFIDQN; translated from the exons ATGGATGATTACTACACAGCAGCTGATGAAGAGGATTGCTATTACTCCTCCGATCATGAGTCTCTGGGCGGGATTGATAACGACGATTCCGATTTTCACTCCGCCTCCTCTAAGAAATCATCCACTCAG GTTATCACACAGGAATCGCTTCTGGCAGCACAG AGAGAGGATTTGATGAGGGTGATGGAATTGTTATCGATTAAGGAACATCATGCTCGTACTCTTCTCATTCATTACCAGTGGGATATCGAGAAGCTGACTTCTGTGTTTGTTGAGAAAGGAAAGGACAGCTTGTTCTCTGCAGCTGGTATAACAACTCTCTTCGACTCTGGATCCTTTCCTTCTTCTTCGAATATGAGCTGTGATGTCTGCCTAGAGGATGTGTTAGCTGATCAGATGAAGAGGATGGACTGTGGCCATTGCTTTTGCAACACTT GTTGGACGGAGCATTTCACCGTGCAGATCAACGAAGGCCAGAGCAAAAGGATTAGATGCATGGCTCATAAATGCAACGCTATCTGCGATGAAGATGTTGTCAGGAAGCTAGTCAGTGAAAAGCGTCCTGATCTAGCCGAGAAGTTCGATCGTTTCCTCGTGGAGTCGTACATCGAAGACAACAAGATGGTCAAGTGGTGTCCGAGCACTCCCCACTGTGGGAATGCGATACGAGCTGAGGACGACAAGCTCTGCGAAGTCGAATGCTCGTGCGGTCTTCAGTTCTGTTTCAGTTGTACGTGTCAAGCCCACTCCCCTTGCTCCTGTCTGATGTGGGAGCTGTGGAGAAAGAAGTGTCGAGATGAGTCGGAGACGGTTAACTGGATAACTGTTCATACGAAGCTGTGTCCCAAATGTTCCAAACCTGTGGAGAAGAATGGTGGATGCAATCTCGTTAAGTGTATTTGTGGGCAGTACTTTTG TTGGCTATGTGGTGGAGCTACTGGAAGAGAGCACACTTATAGGAGCATAGCTGGTCACAGCTGTGGTCGGTACGAAGATGACAAGGAAAGGCAGATGGAAAGAGCCAAAAGGGATTTAGATAGGTACACACACTACCATCACCGATACAAAGCACATACCGATTCATCGAAGCTGGAAGATAAACTCAGGGGTAAAATCCTCAAGAAAGTGTCCAAGTCGGAGAAGAAGGAGCTGAAGCTCAAAGACTTCACCTGGGTCACCAACGGACTCAACAGGCTGTTCAGATCGAGACGGATCCTCTCCTATTCGTACGCTTTCGCGTATTACATGTTTGGCGAGGAGCTGTTCAAAGACGAGATGAGCTCCGAGGAgagggagatgaagaagaatctgTTCGAggatcagcagcagcagctcgAAGGTAACGTGGAGAAGCTTTCTCAGCTGTTAGAGGAGCCCTTTGATGACTTCAGCGATGAGAAAGTCATGGATGTGAGGATCCACGTCATCAACTTGTCTGTTGCGGTGGATAGCCTCTGCAAGAAGATGTACGAGTGCATTGAGAATGACTTGCTCGGTTCGCTCCAGTCTGGTATCCACAACATCGCGCCTTACAGCTCAAAGGGGATCGAGCAGGCAGCTGAGTTTCATGCTTCCTGGAGTAGTTCCAAACCTCCTTTGGAGAGTAGTGGTACAAGCG GAGAGACATCGAGGCCTGAGAGAGCTTCAGGATCAAGGGACTCCGAGGAAATGGTTTACCCTTCTCCACATAAACGTCCCAGAAGAGAGGGTAGTTTCAGGAACAGCAAAGTCACTTTGTTGGACTTGAACTTGCCTGCTGATTTCATCGACCAGAACTGA